From Pseudomonas sp. stari2:
GAGGGTGGTCACCAGGCCGCCGAGGTACAGCGGCAGCGACTCCCAAATGACGTTGTAGTCGAAGATCATAGATCAGCCGCCCTTACGCCTACCGAGTAGCGCTTCTCAAGGTGACGCAGCGCCAGCAACGAGACACTGGTGATCACCAGGTACATCGCCGCCACTGCGAGGAAGAAGGTGAAAGGCTCGCGGGTGGCGTCGGCCGCCTGCTTGGCCTTGAACATCATGTCTTGCAGACCGACCACGGAAATCAGCGCGGTGGCCTTGGTCAACACCAGCCAGTTGTTGGTGAAGCCCGGAATCGCCAGCCGGATCATCTGCGGCACCAGCACCCGGAAGAACACCTGGAAGCTGCTCATGCCGTACGCCATACCGGCTTCGGCCTGACCTTTGGGGATCGCCATGAACGCACCACGGAAGGTTTCCGACAGGTACGCACCGAAGATGAAACCGAGGGTGCCGATACCGGCGGCCAGCGGGTTCAGGTCGATGTACTCGTCATAGCCGAGCATCGGGGCGACGCGGTTGAGCAGGTCCTGACCGCCGTAGAAGATCAGCAGGATCAGCACCAGGTCGGGAATCCCGCGGATCACCGTGGAATACAGATCGCCCAGCCAGGCCAGCCAGCGCACTGGCGACAGGCGCAAGGCGACACCGATCAGCCCGAGAACGATGGCCAGGGCCATGGACGACAAGGCGAGCTGAAGCGTCAGCCAAGCGCCATCGAGGATGACAGCCCCGTAGCCTTTCAACATGATTCAGGTCCTCGAAAGTTGGGATGAAAAAATGGCGCAAACCGCAGAGATCCTGTTGCTTGCGCCATTTCGGACGGGTCGAGCGACGTCTTTACTTGCCGTAAATGTCGAAGTCGAAGTACTTGTCCTGGATTTGCTTGTACTTGCCGTTTTCGCGGATGGCCGCGATGGCAGTATTGATCTTGTCTTTCAGGGCGTCGCCCTTGCGTACTGCGATACCTACGCCGTCGCCGAAGTATTTTTCATCGGTGAACTGCGGGCCGACGAACGCAAAGCCTTTGCCGGCGTCGGTTTTCAGGAAGCCGTCGTTCAGCAGAGTAGCGTCCGCCACGGTGCCGTCGAGGCGACCGGCGGCCACGTCGAGGTAGATTTCGTTCTGCGAGCCGTACGGCTTGATCTCGGCACCCAGCGGCGCCAGGACTTCACGGGCGAAACGTTCGTGGATCGAACCACGCTGCACGCCGATGTTCTTGCCCTTGAGTTCGGTCAGCTTGTCGCTGACCACGGTGCCTTCCTTCATGACCAGGCGGGCCGGGGTGTTGTAGTACTTGTTGGTGAAGTCCACGGACTTCTTGCGGTCTTCAGTGATCGACATGGACGAGAGGATCGCGTCGATCTTGCGCACTTTCAGTGCCGGGAT
This genomic window contains:
- a CDS encoding ABC transporter permease, which gives rise to MLKGYGAVILDGAWLTLQLALSSMALAIVLGLIGVALRLSPVRWLAWLGDLYSTVIRGIPDLVLILLIFYGGQDLLNRVAPMLGYDEYIDLNPLAAGIGTLGFIFGAYLSETFRGAFMAIPKGQAEAGMAYGMSSFQVFFRVLVPQMIRLAIPGFTNNWLVLTKATALISVVGLQDMMFKAKQAADATREPFTFFLAVAAMYLVITSVSLLALRHLEKRYSVGVRAADL
- a CDS encoding ABC transporter substrate-binding protein, with the protein product MKKLVLLGALALSVLSLPTFADEKPLKIGIEAAYPPFASKAPDGSIVGFDYDIGNALCEEMKVKCQWVEQEFDGLIPALKVRKIDAILSSMSITEDRKKSVDFTNKYYNTPARLVMKEGTVVSDKLTELKGKNIGVQRGSIHERFAREVLAPLGAEIKPYGSQNEIYLDVAAGRLDGTVADATLLNDGFLKTDAGKGFAFVGPQFTDEKYFGDGVGIAVRKGDALKDKINTAIAAIRENGKYKQIQDKYFDFDIYGK